The following are from one region of the Thermoproteus uzoniensis 768-20 genome:
- a CDS encoding nucleotidyltransferase domain-containing protein, whose amino-acid sequence MSSDELLIEEAKRRIEAHNNLPRYLEIVLSTAREIDPESEVYIFGSVAEGRSLPSSDIDILIVTEKDAAEILPKLWERGVKTPFEIHVVKKNALEIYRRKTKLIKAEDYLATSKIPLAPS is encoded by the coding sequence GTGTCGTCGGACGAGCTGTTGATAGAAGAGGCCAAGAGGAGGATAGAGGCACATAACAACCTGCCGCGGTATTTGGAAATAGTGCTGTCCACGGCGAGGGAAATCGACCCGGAGTCCGAGGTCTACATATTCGGCAGCGTGGCCGAAGGCAGAAGCCTCCCGTCCAGCGACATAGACATCTTGATAGTCACCGAAAAAGACGCCGCAGAGATCTTGCCAAAGCTCTGGGAAAGAGGCGTGAAGACGCCCTTCGAAATACACGTCGTCAAGAAAAACGCCCTCGAGATCTACAGAAGGAAAACAAAGCTGATAAAAGCCGAAGACTACCTCGCAACCAGCAAAATCCCTCTCGCGCCTTCCTAA